In Flavobacteriales bacterium, the following proteins share a genomic window:
- a CDS encoding TonB-dependent receptor: protein MEVLGQTISGTVFDAETKKQIQGVRVICEQENNAVTTNQNGFFIYTSKSKFPLEFVFFQYGYDVLRVNIEIQKDTLISVYLKPVGYELDPVEVTGAEDQNFSITRLNPVEGTAIYAGKKNEVVVLDKMDVNKATNNSRQVYAKIAGLNIWESDGAGLQLGIGGRGLSPNRTSNFNTRQNGYDISADALGYPESYYTPATEFLDRIEVVRGASSLQYGTQFGGVVNFVMKQGTKLKPFEITFRQSLGSFALVNSSITVGGTKKRFNYFAGFQYKQGEGWRNNAGFNQKNGFVSLSFKVREHILLNADYTHMSYLAQQPGGLTDAMFRQDPKQSIRNRNWFNVNWNLFSFSANINLSSKSQLNIRNFGLLADRKSVGFLGSITRIDPGGNRDLIIGQFHNIGSETRFLHRYALGKNIGVFLSGIRVYAGQTINQQGQSDSLSNANFSFNHADDLEGSDYTFPSRNMALFSENIFYISQNFTITPGVRLEYINTKSKGYYKQIATDLAGNIIFEQNINSQTERERWVFLSGIGLAYKTKNAGEVYGNISQNYRAINFSDLQISNPNYKVDPSISDEYGYTTDAGWRGNWKRKLTYDVSVFYINYKNRIGEVLESDPQTLQVYRYRTNVGNSYNMGVESFVETDLLKWWNDSLKNSWTIFVNYSFIDSRYLKSSNAAVSGKYVELVPRQTLRTGTSFKSKFISATLQYSYTAEQYSDATNATYSPNAVSGIVPAYWVWDFSMSLNYKRWRLESGVNNMMNQMYFTRRATAYPGPGILPADGRNFYVALQVKI from the coding sequence GTGGAAGTACTGGGACAGACCATTTCCGGAACGGTTTTCGATGCGGAAACTAAAAAGCAAATTCAAGGAGTACGTGTTATTTGCGAACAGGAAAATAATGCAGTCACCACCAATCAAAACGGATTTTTTATTTATACCAGTAAAAGCAAATTTCCCCTGGAGTTTGTTTTTTTTCAATATGGATATGATGTATTGCGAGTCAATATCGAAATCCAAAAGGACACCCTGATTTCAGTTTATTTGAAGCCGGTAGGATATGAACTGGATCCGGTTGAGGTGACTGGCGCAGAGGATCAGAATTTTTCAATCACACGTTTAAATCCGGTAGAAGGAACTGCAATTTATGCCGGTAAAAAAAATGAAGTGGTTGTGTTGGATAAAATGGATGTTAACAAAGCCACCAATAATTCGCGACAGGTTTATGCGAAAATTGCGGGATTAAATATTTGGGAAAGTGATGGGGCAGGACTCCAATTAGGTATAGGCGGAAGAGGATTGTCGCCCAACCGCACATCTAATTTTAATACCCGACAAAACGGTTATGATATCAGTGCCGATGCATTGGGTTATCCGGAAAGTTATTATACACCTGCTACCGAATTTTTAGATCGTATTGAAGTTGTACGCGGTGCATCTTCTTTGCAGTACGGGACTCAATTTGGAGGTGTGGTCAATTTTGTAATGAAGCAAGGCACAAAATTAAAACCCTTCGAAATTACATTTCGTCAATCGCTCGGGTCATTTGCATTGGTGAATAGTTCCATAACAGTAGGGGGCACCAAAAAAAGGTTCAATTATTTTGCGGGATTTCAATATAAGCAAGGAGAGGGTTGGAGAAATAACGCCGGTTTTAATCAGAAGAATGGATTTGTATCATTAAGCTTTAAAGTAAGGGAACACATTCTGCTGAATGCAGATTATACCCACATGAGTTATCTGGCTCAACAACCGGGCGGACTAACCGATGCCATGTTTCGTCAGGATCCAAAACAATCTATTCGAAACAGAAATTGGTTCAATGTAAACTGGAATTTATTTTCATTTAGTGCAAACATCAATTTAAGTTCCAAATCGCAACTCAACATCCGTAATTTCGGTTTACTCGCCGATCGTAAATCGGTCGGGTTTTTAGGTTCTATCACCCGAATTGATCCGGGCGGGAATCGCGATTTAATAATTGGTCAATTCCATAATATCGGAAGTGAAACCCGTTTCCTTCATCGCTATGCATTAGGGAAAAATATAGGTGTTTTTCTATCGGGAATTCGGGTGTATGCAGGACAAACCATCAATCAGCAAGGTCAATCCGATAGTCTTTCTAATGCCAATTTTTCATTTAACCATGCGGATGATTTAGAAGGTTCAGATTATACCTTTCCAAGTAGAAACATGGCACTGTTTTCTGAAAATATATTTTATATATCTCAAAACTTTACCATCACACCCGGTGTTCGACTGGAGTACATCAATACAAAATCGAAAGGTTATTATAAGCAAATCGCTACTGATTTAGCTGGGAATATCATTTTTGAGCAAAATATAAATAGTCAAACAGAACGGGAACGTTGGGTGTTTTTATCGGGAATTGGTCTCGCTTATAAAACAAAAAATGCGGGTGAGGTTTATGGAAATATTTCTCAAAATTATCGCGCCATTAATTTTTCTGATCTTCAAATTTCAAATCCCAATTACAAAGTTGATCCATCCATAAGCGATGAGTATGGTTATACCACCGATGCAGGCTGGAGAGGGAACTGGAAGCGAAAATTGACCTACGATGTTTCTGTATTTTATATCAACTATAAAAATCGTATTGGAGAAGTCCTGGAAAGTGATCCGCAAACTTTACAGGTTTATCGTTACCGTACCAATGTGGGAAATTCCTACAACATGGGAGTGGAATCGTTTGTAGAAACTGATTTGTTGAAATGGTGGAATGATTCGCTTAAAAATAGCTGGACCATTTTCGTTAATTATTCTTTTATTGATTCACGTTATTTAAAAAGTTCAAACGCTGCAGTAAGCGGGAAATATGTTGAATTGGTCCCCAGGCAAACACTTAGAACCGGAACTTCATTTAAAAGCAAATTTATAAGTGCAACCTTGCAATATTCGTACACAGCCGAACAGTATTCAGATGCAACCAATGCAACTTATTCTCCCAATGCAGTAAGTGGAATTGTACCTGCATATTGGGTCTGGGATTTTTCAATGTCGTTGAATTATAAACGCTGGAGATTGGAAAGTGGAGTAAATAATATGATGAATCAAATGTATTTTACCAGAAGAGCAACCGCCTATCCTGGTCCCGGAATATTACCTGCCGACGGAAGAAATTTTTATGTGGCTTTGCAAGTGAAAATTTAA
- a CDS encoding HTTM domain-containing protein has product MKKSIAYLNAPVSIAPLAMFRLIFGFMMLLGIIRFAYKGWINDLYVKPVYYFTYYGFEWVKPLGETGMHMLFMIMALAAFGIMIGLFYRISAITFFILFTYVELIDKTNYLNHYYFVSLVSFLLIFLPAHRFFSVDVMFNQSIKLDMVPRWMVGSIRLQLGIVYFFAGIAKINPDWLFEAQPLRIWLPAKAHLPFIGPVLDKVWLAYFFSWFGCIYDLTIPFFLLMKKTRIWAYMAVILFHVLTGLLFNIGMFPYIMILSTLVFFPSEWHEKWIRKIRKGISMREMSFPKTIYPAKGKLMAGLFLLFFVVQILVPFRYVLYPGKLFWTEEGFRFSWRVMLMEKGGTAVFTVGDPTFPGTIEINNRKYLTPVQEKMMSTQPDMILQFAHFLRDRYTGKSITIRDTTFTFTEPIVKVKSYVSLNGSGSQPFIDPEVDLAKEEYNLKHRKWVLDFE; this is encoded by the coding sequence ATGAAGAAGTCCATTGCTTACCTGAATGCTCCCGTTAGCATTGCTCCCCTTGCAATGTTCCGGTTGATATTCGGATTCATGATGTTATTGGGAATTATTCGTTTCGCCTATAAAGGTTGGATCAACGATTTATATGTAAAGCCGGTTTATTATTTTACATATTATGGATTCGAATGGGTGAAGCCACTCGGTGAAACAGGAATGCACATGCTGTTTATGATCATGGCTCTGGCAGCTTTCGGAATCATGATCGGATTGTTCTACCGCATATCAGCCATTACGTTTTTCATTTTATTTACCTATGTAGAGCTAATCGATAAGACCAATTATCTGAATCATTATTATTTTGTAAGTCTTGTTTCATTCTTATTGATTTTTCTTCCTGCTCACCGGTTTTTTTCTGTGGATGTGATGTTTAATCAATCCATCAAACTCGACATGGTTCCGCGTTGGATGGTGGGAAGTATTCGCCTTCAGTTGGGAATCGTTTATTTTTTTGCAGGTATAGCAAAGATTAATCCCGATTGGTTATTTGAAGCACAACCCTTGCGTATTTGGCTGCCGGCTAAAGCACATTTACCCTTCATCGGACCAGTGCTTGATAAAGTATGGTTAGCTTATTTTTTTAGTTGGTTTGGTTGTATCTATGATTTGACCATTCCCTTTTTTCTGCTCATGAAAAAAACAAGAATTTGGGCCTACATGGCGGTCATTCTATTTCATGTTTTAACCGGATTACTTTTTAATATTGGAATGTTTCCATATATCATGATTTTAAGTACGCTCGTGTTTTTCCCTTCAGAATGGCACGAGAAATGGATTCGGAAAATCAGGAAAGGAATCTCTATGAGAGAAATGAGTTTCCCTAAAACTATTTATCCTGCCAAGGGGAAATTAATGGCAGGCTTATTTCTTTTATTTTTTGTTGTACAAATATTGGTTCCGTTCAGGTATGTTTTGTATCCCGGAAAATTATTTTGGACAGAAGAAGGTTTTCGTTTTTCCTGGCGGGTTATGCTGATGGAAAAGGGAGGAACTGCTGTATTTACGGTTGGCGATCCGACCTTTCCCGGGACGATTGAAATAAATAATCGAAAATACCTCACCCCGGTGCAGGAAAAGATGATGTCCACCCAACCGGATATGATTTTGCAATTTGCCCATTTTCTGCGGGATCGTTATACAGGAAAATCCATTACGATTCGCGATACTACGTTTACATTTACGGAGCCAATTGTTAAAGTGAAATCTTACGTCTCATTAAATGGAAGCGGAAGTCAACCTTTTATTGATCCGGAAGTAGATCTTGCAAAAGAAGAATACAATCTTAAACATCGTAAATGGGTGCTTGATTTCGAATGA
- a CDS encoding imelysin family protein — translation MKQLFFIASLSLLLYSCKKNNDTDEFQDNFDRSGLLNNLASNVIVPNYNQLQFSLDSLVQLTNSFVNSPGLMGLESMRDQWKVCYKDWMHCSMFEFGPAADVMIRQNLNTFPTDTVQIKNNIIAGTWDFNLAANIDAIGFPSVDYLLNRRDGNDALVMNSFTIDANAAARKNYLVAVVLEMKSKIDAVVNGWSPAGSNYYSTFVNSLGTDVGSSLGFLVNQLNYDYEITKNPRIGIPLGKQTLDVPLPEKCEAYFAGFSMELAIEHISAINNVFCGKSRTGIDGSGLDDYVDYLGATSNGSALSVAVKNKLNDIIVSMQAINGILSDAVVNEVSGMNVVYTKLLEALILLKTDVPGAIGILITYQDTDGD, via the coding sequence ATGAAACAATTATTTTTCATTGCATCGCTGTCTCTCCTTCTTTATTCCTGCAAAAAGAATAACGACACCGATGAGTTTCAGGATAATTTCGATCGTTCGGGTTTGTTAAATAACCTGGCTTCAAATGTTATTGTTCCAAATTATAATCAGCTTCAATTTTCACTTGATTCCCTGGTTCAATTAACCAACAGCTTTGTGAATTCTCCGGGATTAATGGGACTCGAATCCATGCGGGATCAATGGAAAGTATGTTACAAAGATTGGATGCATTGTTCCATGTTCGAATTTGGACCCGCAGCTGATGTGATGATTCGCCAAAATTTAAACACCTTTCCAACCGATACCGTGCAAATAAAAAACAATATAATTGCCGGAACCTGGGATTTTAATTTAGCTGCAAATATCGACGCCATTGGATTTCCTTCTGTCGATTATTTATTGAACCGCAGAGATGGAAATGATGCACTGGTGATGAATTCGTTTACGATTGATGCCAATGCTGCAGCAAGAAAAAATTATTTAGTTGCAGTGGTGCTGGAAATGAAATCAAAAATTGATGCAGTAGTTAATGGCTGGTCGCCCGCCGGTTCTAATTATTACTCAACCTTCGTAAATTCTTTAGGAACAGATGTGGGAAGTTCACTTGGATTTTTAGTCAACCAATTGAATTATGATTATGAAATCACCAAAAATCCGCGCATTGGTATTCCATTGGGAAAACAAACCCTCGATGTTCCGCTTCCCGAAAAATGTGAAGCCTATTTTGCAGGTTTTTCTATGGAATTGGCGATAGAACATATTTCGGCCATTAATAATGTGTTTTGCGGAAAATCAAGGACCGGAATAGACGGTTCCGGTTTGGATGATTATGTGGATTACCTTGGCGCAACTTCTAACGGATCTGCTTTATCGGTGGCCGTGAAAAATAAATTAAACGACATCATTGTTTCCATGCAAGCCATCAATGGAATTTTGAGTGATGCAGTGGTGAATGAGGTCAGCGGAATGAATGTAGTTTATACCAAATTGCTGGAAGCACTTATTCTCCTTAAAACGGATGTCCCCGGAGCAATAGGCATTCTCATAACCTACCAGGATACGGATGGGGATTAG
- a CDS encoding DUF4856 domain-containing protein encodes MRYNIFKYSCLAIVFAFVSCKKDPDSLPDSGYSVPTQYTFNNVNYSGQTYRLAMADELVTYMKSSANAGTVVDAQVMKNMFSNTASPFSDTVLNNCGKQLKDKFFLPDQPLVESYMDSMAIASQSSVSGSNGVAGIVTSNVNPLKKYCLAANGYDYAEMVEKSLMGAVFYYQAINTYLDNISSDDNSTVTPGQGTAMEHHFDEAFGYFGVPVDFPTNTADVLFWGEYCNDLDAVLNSNATIMNLFLHARAAISNQDYSTRDQKISSIIYWWEKIIAAAAIHEINEAMTYFADDALRNHTLSEFVGFVNATKYSAHATMTSQQRSSILGYIGGNLYAVTMNDLLSARDEISTIYQLDDIKTIL; translated from the coding sequence ATGAGATACAATATATTCAAATACAGTTGTTTGGCAATCGTTTTTGCCTTTGTTTCCTGTAAAAAGGACCCGGATTCCCTGCCCGATTCAGGTTATTCGGTCCCCACACAATACACGTTTAATAATGTCAATTATTCCGGTCAAACCTATCGCCTGGCGATGGCGGATGAATTGGTGACCTACATGAAAAGTTCGGCCAATGCTGGAACAGTGGTGGATGCACAGGTGATGAAAAATATGTTTTCCAACACGGCTTCTCCTTTTTCGGATACCGTTTTGAATAATTGCGGTAAGCAGTTAAAGGATAAATTCTTTTTACCCGATCAGCCCTTGGTAGAATCCTATATGGATAGTATGGCCATCGCTTCGCAATCATCCGTGAGTGGTTCCAATGGCGTTGCAGGAATTGTAACCAGTAATGTAAATCCATTAAAAAAATATTGTCTGGCAGCTAATGGTTACGATTATGCAGAAATGGTTGAAAAATCATTAATGGGCGCTGTGTTTTATTATCAGGCTATCAATACCTATTTAGATAATATTTCTTCCGACGATAATTCCACCGTTACTCCCGGACAAGGCACAGCTATGGAACATCATTTCGATGAGGCCTTCGGATATTTTGGAGTGCCGGTTGATTTTCCAACGAATACCGCTGATGTTTTATTCTGGGGTGAATATTGCAATGATCTGGATGCGGTATTAAATTCGAATGCGACCATTATGAATTTGTTTTTACATGCAAGAGCAGCCATCAGTAATCAGGATTATTCCACACGCGATCAAAAAATTTCCTCGATCATTTATTGGTGGGAAAAAATTATTGCTGCAGCGGCGATTCATGAAATTAATGAGGCAATGACTTATTTCGCCGATGATGCGCTTAGAAATCATACCCTGTCGGAATTTGTTGGATTTGTAAACGCAACAAAATACAGTGCACATGCTACCATGACTTCACAACAACGATCTTCCATTTTGGGTTATATCGGCGGCAATTTGTATGCTGTTACCATGAATGATTTGTTGAGTGCAAGGGATGAAATTTCCACGATTTACCAATTAGACGATATCAAAACCATATTATAA
- a CDS encoding nitroreductase: MRYNLSEITAVIQDRRTIAPEFFSDRKVPREIIEKVLNNAIWAPNHGMTQPWRFKVMRGSAIDSFAAFQADHYREITPESEFDQGKYDKLRSRPLLSSVIIAICMKRNEAGKVPEIEEVEAVACAVQNMYLTCTAYGLGAYWGSGGVTYTEGMKSFLGLSEKDKCLGFFYIGYPKVEWPKGQRRPIEYVTEWQGEED, from the coding sequence ATGCGCTACAATTTAAGTGAGATCACCGCCGTAATTCAGGATAGAAGAACCATTGCGCCTGAGTTTTTTTCTGATAGAAAAGTACCACGCGAAATCATAGAAAAGGTATTAAACAATGCCATTTGGGCCCCTAATCATGGCATGACCCAACCCTGGAGATTCAAAGTAATGCGAGGATCGGCCATTGATTCTTTTGCTGCATTTCAGGCTGATCACTACCGTGAAATTACACCCGAAAGCGAATTCGATCAGGGTAAATACGATAAATTGCGGAGTCGTCCATTGTTATCGTCGGTGATTATTGCCATCTGCATGAAACGAAACGAGGCAGGGAAAGTCCCCGAAATTGAAGAAGTAGAAGCAGTGGCATGTGCCGTACAAAACATGTATTTAACCTGTACAGCATATGGATTAGGTGCTTATTGGGGAAGTGGAGGAGTTACCTATACAGAGGGGATGAAATCGTTTTTGGGATTAAGTGAAAAGGATAAATGCCTTGGCTTTTTTTATATCGGATATCCAAAAGTGGAATGGCCAAAAGGACAGCGCAGACCCATTGAGTATGTTACCGAATGGCAAGGTGAAGAAGATTAA
- a CDS encoding peptidoglycan DD-metalloendopeptidase family protein, with protein MYTLMLRISLFLIFCLSFLFSFKTDELPFYLPGQNDTLMATVSYGDDYLLNGRADLSEEELNHLIDSLKSIPTQVKTVSDLLFFKSVRKKSPEEIEITLDSLFKLDTIPYGLINELNLWLVNYSPPALPEKILTIHPSKEKSKHPSGETYAGEWNIHHPFNYSNDLLLNDSTFYIPLTENCSFHHPVSRQSIEKYGGKIGSPFGWRDGKNHNGVDVELDQWDTVQNAFDGTVRFAKMYSGYGKVVVVRHPNGLETLYAHLARINVKSGQHIKAGDVIGLGGSTGNSTGSHLHFEIRYKGVPLNPANVIDFNEKKLLSDTLLIRKMKNALVCIPVGVNYHTVERGDYLRKIAQRYGISVNELCLMNNISSGTRLRIGQKLRVSN; from the coding sequence TTGTACACTCTCATGTTGCGGATAAGTCTTTTTTTAATCTTCTGTCTAAGTTTTCTGTTTTCGTTTAAAACAGACGAATTACCTTTTTATCTTCCGGGGCAGAATGATACATTAATGGCCACCGTTAGTTACGGTGATGATTATTTACTAAACGGCCGGGCCGACCTCAGCGAAGAGGAATTGAATCATCTAATCGATTCTTTAAAGTCAATTCCCACCCAGGTGAAAACGGTAAGTGATTTATTGTTTTTTAAATCGGTGCGAAAAAAATCGCCGGAGGAAATTGAAATCACTCTGGATTCATTGTTTAAACTCGATACTATTCCATATGGTTTAATCAATGAACTCAATTTATGGCTGGTCAATTATTCACCTCCTGCCTTACCTGAAAAAATTCTGACCATCCATCCTTCCAAAGAAAAATCCAAGCACCCTTCGGGTGAAACCTATGCCGGTGAGTGGAATATTCATCATCCCTTTAATTATTCGAACGATTTACTGCTGAACGACTCCACCTTTTACATTCCTCTAACTGAAAACTGCTCTTTTCATCACCCGGTGAGCCGGCAAAGCATAGAAAAATACGGAGGTAAAATCGGATCGCCATTTGGGTGGAGGGATGGTAAAAATCACAATGGTGTAGATGTGGAATTAGACCAATGGGATACCGTACAAAATGCTTTCGACGGCACAGTTCGTTTTGCAAAAATGTATAGTGGTTACGGAAAAGTGGTAGTGGTGCGTCACCCTAACGGTTTAGAAACGCTTTATGCCCACTTGGCGCGCATCAATGTGAAGAGTGGTCAGCATATTAAAGCTGGCGATGTAATTGGCCTTGGAGGAAGTACCGGAAATTCCACCGGCAGTCATTTGCATTTCGAAATCCGTTACAAAGGTGTTCCATTGAATCCTGCCAATGTAATCGACTTCAACGAAAAAAAATTATTGAGTGATACCTTACTGATACGCAAAATGAAAAATGCATTGGTTTGCATTCCTGTTGGTGTAAATTATCACACGGTGGAACGAGGAGATTACCTGAGAAAAATTGCTCAACGGTATGGCATATCGGTAAATGAATTATGTTTGATGAACAATATTTCATCCGGAACACGGTTAAGAATAGGACAAAAACTGAGAGTGAGTAATTAA